A genomic segment from Microbulbifer elongatus encodes:
- a CDS encoding superinfection immunity protein, whose product MAILIWIAGLPGKIAISRKHPDAEAVKIMGYAGFLAVVPWINAFIWAFKPTDTIDIRNFPEDEAREIEEKIARLRGEDDKPAPINGQNKQAPDSDATS is encoded by the coding sequence ATGGCAATCCTGATCTGGATTGCCGGGCTTCCGGGGAAGATTGCCATCTCGCGTAAACATCCCGATGCGGAAGCGGTAAAGATTATGGGGTATGCCGGGTTTCTTGCGGTGGTGCCCTGGATCAACGCGTTTATCTGGGCATTCAAACCCACGGACACCATCGATATCCGCAACTTCCCCGAAGATGAAGCACGCGAAATCGAAGAGAAAATAGCCCGCCTGCGTGGCGAAGACGATAAGCCCGCGCCAATAAACGGGCAGAACAAACAAGCGCCTGATAGCGATGCAACCAGTTAG